The genome window CCGCCCGCTTTCGGCGGCCGAGGCGCGCCCGTGTGCGCAGAAGATCCTCACCTCGTTAGGCTCGGTGGCCTATCGCCGGCCGCTGGCGGCGAGCGACGTGCAGGGGGTGCTCAAGTTCTACGATGAAGGGGCGAAGGAGTCTGGCTTCGAGGGCGGGGTGCGCTTCGCGCTCGAGGCGCTGCTCTCGTCGCCTCACTTCATCTTCCGCGTGGAAGAGAAGCCGGCGACGGCCAAGCCGGGCGATCGCTTGCCGTCTCCGACCTCGACGTGGCGTCGCGCCTCTCGTTCTTCCTGTGGGGGACGCCCCCCGATGCGTCGCTGATCGCCGCCGCCAGGCGCGGGGCGCTGTCGACGACGGCGGGGGTGCAGGCGCAGGCGCGCCGCATGCTGGCCGACCCGCGCTCCGAAGCGCTGGCCACGCGCTTTGCCGCGCAGTGGCTGCGACTGCAGGACCTGGACAAGGTGCACCCCGATGCGCTGCAGTTCCCCGACTATCACCAGCAGTTGGCGGACGACATGCGGCGCGAGACGGAGACGTTCTTTGCGCAGATCGTGCGCGAGAACAAGAGCGTCCTCGACCTGTACACGGCCAACTACACGTACCTCAACGAGTCGCTGGCCGGGCACTACGGCATCGCCGGTGTGACCGGCCCCGAGTTTCGCCGCGTGCAGTACACCGACGACAAGCGCGCCGGGATCCTGGGACACGCGAGCGTGCTGACGCTCACGTCGGTGGCCAACCGCACCTCGCCGGTGCTGCGCGGCAAGTGGGTGATGGAGGTCTTGTTAGGCTCGCCGCCGCCGCCGCCGCCGCCCGGGGTCCCCGACCTCGAGGAGACAAAGGACGCCAAGGAAGGGCGGATGCTGACCACGCGCGAGCGGATGGAGATGCACCGCGCCAATGCGACGTGCAAGTCGTGTCACATGTTCATGGACCCGATCGGGCTGGCGCTGGACAACTTCGACGTCACGGGGCGCTGGCGCATTCGTGAGAATGGGATGCCCCTCGATACGCGCGGCGACTTCTACGACGGGACGCCGGTCTCGACCCCCAGCCAGCTGCAACGTGCGCTCATGAAGCGCCCCACGCCGCTGGTGCGGACCTTCACGCTCAACCTGATGGCCTACGCCACCGGGCGTCGGATGGAGTACTACGACATGCCGGCGATTCGTCGCATCTCCAGCGACGCGGCGGCCAAGGGGTATCGCTTTGCGGACTTCGTGAGCGGCGTGGTCGCGAGCGAAGCGTTCCGTGCCAAGCGCGTGTCGGTGGCCAACGCCGCCGTCAAGACCAACGACTGACCTCTCTCACGAGCGGAGACGCTGACGTGTTTCGATCCCTTACGGCCAAGCCCCTTCCGCGCCGGACGTTTCTGCACAGCATGGGCGCCACGGTGGCGCTCCCGTTCCTCGACGCGATGGTCCCGACGGGGCGCGCGCTGCGGGGGAAGGCGGCGGCCGACCGCACGCGCCTGGTGGCGATCGAGATGGTGCACGGCGCCGCCGGGTGCAACGAGCTGGGGGCCAAGCTCAACCTCTGGTCGCCCGCCGCGGCGGGGAAGGGGTTCGACCTCGCCCCCACCGCCCTGCACTCGCTGGAGAAGTACCGCGACTACCTGACCATCGTCTCCAACACCGACGTGCGGCAGGCGGAGCCGGTGATCCCCAAGGAGATCGGGGGCGATCACTTCCGCTCCAGTGCGGTCTTCCTCACGCACATGCACCCGCGCCAGACCGAAGGGTCGGACGTGCGCGTGGGAACATCGCTCGACCAGCTGTACGCGCAGCGCTTCGGGCAGGACACGCCGATCCCGTCGATGCAGCTCTGCATCGAGAACGTGGACCAGGCGGGAGGGTGCGCGTATGGCTACGCCTGCGTGTACACCGACTCGATCTCGTGGGCATCGGCGACCGAACCGCTCCCCGTCATTCGCGACCCGCGGGTGGCGTTCGAGAAGCTCTTTGGCGTGGGCGGGACGAGCGAGGAGCGTGCCACGCGCCGCCGCTCGCGCCGCTCGATCCTGGACTTCGTCGCGAGCGAGATGTCGTCGCTGCAGCGCATGCTTGGCCCCGACGACAACCACCGCCTGGATCGCTACCTCGAGGACATTCGCGAGGTGGAGCGCCGCATCCAGCGCATCGAGGCGCGCAACACGTCGGGCGAGGTGCGCGAGCTCCCCGAGGCGCCGGCCGGCGTCCCCGATTCGTTCGCCGAGCACGTGCAGCTGATGTTCGACATCCAGGCGCTGGCCTTCGCGGCGGATATCACGCGGGTCTTCTCGTTCAAGATGGGGCGGGACGGGTCGTCGCGGACGTATCCGGAGAGCGGGACCGACAAGCCCTTCCACCCGGCGTCGCACCACGGGGGGACGGAGCGCGGGGTGAAGGACTTCCACATGATCAACAAGTACCACGTGGCGATGCTCCCCTACTTCCTGGACAAGCTCAAGAGCATCCAGGAGGGCGAGTCGAACATGTTGGACAAGACGATGATCATCTACGGGTCGCCGATGGGCGACTCGAACCTGCACAACCATCGGCGTTGCCCCCTGATCGTGCTCGGGAAGGCGAACGGGCAGCTCGCCGGGAACCAGCACATTGTTGCGCCTGACGGAACGCCCATGGCGAATGCGATGCTGACGATGATGCACTCGCTCGGCATGGACGACCTCAAGGAGTTTGGCGATTCCACGGGGGCGCTCAATCTGAGGACGCATGCGTAGGCGCGGGGTGGCGGGGGTCGGCGCCATTGGCGTGGTGGCGGCACTCGGCGCTTTGGGATTGGCGTCCGGGGGGCTCTCTGCGTTGAGCACGGCGTTGACCACAGAGAACACAGAGGGGCGGGAGAACACGGGGGGAGTTGCGTGGGCGCGCGCGTTGGCGTCCGTGGAGGCGCCGGTCGCCGACGCGGCCATGCGGCGGGACTCGTTGCGGGTGCGGGCGCTCATCCGGGAAGGGGCCGACGTCAATGCGGCGCAGGGCGATGGGATGACGGCGCTGCACTGGGCGGCGATGCATGGTGATGCGTCGCAGGCTCGGATGCTCATCAGCGCCGGCGCGCGCCTCGATGCCGTGACGCGCAACGGGAGTTATGCGCCGCTGCACTTGGCGGCCAAGGGCGGGCGGGCTGCCACCGTGGCGGCGCTCGTCGAGGCGGGGGGCGACGTGAACGTCGCGACTGCCAGTGGTGGTGCCACGCCGTTGCACCTGGCCGCGGAGATCGGCGACACGGCGGTCATTCGCGTGCTGCTGTCGCACAAGGCGACGGTCGACATTCGGGAGAGCGCCTTCGGGCAGACGCCGCTCATGTGGGCGGCGGCGGCGAACCGGGTGGAGGCGATGCGCGCCCTCCTCGCGGGCGGCGCCGACCTCAAGGCGACGTCCAAGGTCACCGACATGGCGGCGGAGGAAAAGGCGGCACGTGCGGCGCTGACGCTGCGCACGCGCAAGGTGGCGGCGCTCAAGGCGGCGGAGCAGCCGCCGCGGCCGGCGGGGACGGTGACAGCGACGACGCCAGCGGCCGCCAACGGGGCAGCGAACCCGGCGGCCGATGCCCCAAGGCGCGACGCGTTCCACCGCACCTGCCGCGAGCACCGCGACGGCGGCGCCTAACGCCGCTTCCAGGACCGCCGCCGACACCGTCAAGCGCACGCCGGCCGATTCGGCGCGCCTCGCGGCGGAGAACCGGTCGCTGTCGTACGGAGAACTCGTCGGGAAGTCTGGCGGGCTCACTCCGCTGCTGTTCGCCGTGCGGCAGGGGCACAGCGCATCGGTGCTGGCGCTGCTCGCGGCGGGGGCCGACGTGAACCAGGTGAGCGCGGGGGACCACACGTCGCCCCTCCTGATGGCCACGATCAACGGGCAGTTCGACCTGGCGATGGTCCTGCTGGGGAAGGGGGCCAAGCCCACGCTGGCGAGCGACGCCGGGACGACGCCGCTGTACGCGACCATCAACGTGCAGTGGGCCCCCAAGTCGCTCTACCCGCAGCCCACGGCACAGCTGCAACAGGAGACGGGGCACCTCGCCCTGATGGAGGCGCTGATCAAGGGCGGGGCCGACGTCAACGCCCGCCTCAACAAGCACCTCTGGTTCATGTCCTACAACTTCGACTTGTTAGGCGTGAACAGCGAGGGGGCGACGCCGTTCTGGCGCGCGGCGTACGGGCTCGACATCCCGGCGATGAAGCTCCTGCTGGCCAACGGCGCCGATCCCAAAGTCGCAACGAAGAAGCCCGCCGGCCGCCTGCGTGGCGACGACGCCCCGCCGGCCGAAGGGGCGGCGCCGAAGGACGAGTCTGGGCTGCCGCCCATTCCCGTGGGGGGGCCGGGGGTCTTCCCGATTCACGCGGCCTCCGGCGTGGGCTACGGCGAAGGCTACGCCGCCAACTCGCACCGCCATGCGCCCGACGCGTGGATCCCGGCGGTGAAGTACCTCATCGAGGCGGTGGGGGCCGACGTCAACGCGCGCGACCACAATGGCTTCACCCCGCTGCACCACGCGGCGGCACGCGGCGACAACGCGCTCATCGAATACCTGCTCTCCAAGGGAGCCGACATTCACGCGGTCGCGCGGCGCGGCCAGACGGTGGCCGACATGGCCAACGGTCCGGTGCAGCGCATCCCCCCGTTCGTGGAGACGGTGAAGCTCCTCGAGAAGCTCGGGTCGAAGAACTCCAACAAGTGCAAGTCGTGCTGACGACTGGCCGCTCGCGTTAGGCGCGGGCGGCAGGCGCTACCGCGCGGGGCGCGCCCGGCTCACGGATACGAGGCCCGCCCGCGCGAGCACGCCGTGGCGCCGGATGGCGGAGAAGTTCCCGGCGCCGGTCGCCCCCGGCAGCGTCATCTTGGCCTGGCTCAGGACCGTCGAGTCGGCGACGAGCTCCGCCGGGCCGGCCGGGACGCCGTTGAGCTTGAGGATGTAGGCCACCACATCGGCGTACTCGGTCTTCGCCAGCATCCCCGGGTTGTTGTCGGGCATGGTGGTGCTGATGTTCTTGAACAGGTCGAACGTCGTCTGCCCCCCCCACTTGAGGCGGAAGTCGGCGTTGGACAGGTCGACGCGCTCGTGGCACTCGAGGCAGACGCGGGTGAAGAGCTGCGCCCCTCGCTCGGCCTGGGCGTCGGTGTAGGAGCTGTCGGCAGAGGTGCGCACGGGCGCCGAGGCGTCCTGCGCCTCCGTGGGACGCGCCAGGAGTGAGGCGAAGAGAAGGGCGGTCGCGAGCGGGCGGATGTCGAGTCGCATGGCGGGAGAGGGGGGAAACAGGCAGCCGAAAATTGCCCGCCTGTCGCGCCGCGGGCAACCGGTGCGGTGTGCTCGGTGCCTGCGCCTGCTCTGGTACACCGGAACGACGGAGGGCGGCGCCGACAGGCACCGCCCTCCGTCTCGAACACCGTGCCGGGATGCCTAACGTGCGCTGTTCACGCAGGTCCCCTGGTCGCCGAGCCCCACCGCGAAGCGGAGCACGATGAGCGCATCGGAGGCATCCAGCGCCCCGTTGCAGTTGGCGTCGCCGTGTGGCATCACCGTCAGCGGCGAGGGGAGCTGGATGGCCGCCAGCCCGCGCTGGATGAGCAG of Gemmatimonadota bacterium contains these proteins:
- a CDS encoding DUF1552 domain-containing protein; its protein translation is MGATVALPFLDAMVPTGRALRGKAAADRTRLVAIEMVHGAAGCNELGAKLNLWSPAAAGKGFDLAPTALHSLEKYRDYLTIVSNTDVRQAEPVIPKEIGGDHFRSSAVFLTHMHPRQTEGSDVRVGTSLDQLYAQRFGQDTPIPSMQLCIENVDQAGGCAYGYACVYTDSISWASATEPLPVIRDPRVAFEKLFGVGGTSEERATRRRSRRSILDFVASEMSSLQRMLGPDDNHRLDRYLEDIREVERRIQRIEARNTSGEVRELPEAPAGVPDSFAEHVQLMFDIQALAFAADITRVFSFKMGRDGSSRTYPESGTDKPFHPASHHGGTERGVKDFHMINKYHVAMLPYFLDKLKSIQEGESNMLDKTMIIYGSPMGDSNLHNHRRCPLIVLGKANGQLAGNQHIVAPDGTPMANAMLTMMHSLGMDDLKEFGDSTGALNLRTHA
- a CDS encoding ankyrin repeat domain-containing protein; this encodes MPQGATRSTAPAASTATAAPNAASRTAADTVKRTPADSARLAAENRSLSYGELVGKSGGLTPLLFAVRQGHSASVLALLAAGADVNQVSAGDHTSPLLMATINGQFDLAMVLLGKGAKPTLASDAGTTPLYATINVQWAPKSLYPQPTAQLQQETGHLALMEALIKGGADVNARLNKHLWFMSYNFDLLGVNSEGATPFWRAAYGLDIPAMKLLLANGADPKVATKKPAGRLRGDDAPPAEGAAPKDESGLPPIPVGGPGVFPIHAASGVGYGEGYAANSHRHAPDAWIPAVKYLIEAVGADVNARDHNGFTPLHHAAARGDNALIEYLLSKGADIHAVARRGQTVADMANGPVQRIPPFVETVKLLEKLGSKNSNKCKSC
- a CDS encoding c-type cytochrome — its product is MRLDIRPLATALLFASLLARPTEAQDASAPVRTSADSSYTDAQAERGAQLFTRVCLECHERVDLSNADFRLKWGGQTTFDLFKNISTTMPDNNPGMLAKTEYADVVAYILKLNGVPAGPAELVADSTVLSQAKMTLPGATGAGNFSAIRRHGVLARAGLVSVSRARPAR
- a CDS encoding DUF1595 domain-containing protein translates to MSQADPNGMELKSPPIRVRAGPHRISAAFVKTFEGPVNDLIAPIGHSIADTQIGADGGITILPHLRELVVLGPYHPTGVSDTPSRKRIFSCRPLSAAEARPCAQKILTSLGSVAYRRPLAASDVQGVLKFYDEGAKESGFEGGVRFALEALLSSPHFIFRVEEKPATAKPGDRLPSPTSTWRRASRSSCGGRPPMRR
- a CDS encoding DUF1592 domain-containing protein, whose amino-acid sequence is MASRLSFFLWGTPPDASLIAAARRGALSTTAGVQAQARRMLADPRSEALATRFAAQWLRLQDLDKVHPDALQFPDYHQQLADDMRRETETFFAQIVRENKSVLDLYTANYTYLNESLAGHYGIAGVTGPEFRRVQYTDDKRAGILGHASVLTLTSVANRTSPVLRGKWVMEVLLGSPPPPPPPGVPDLEETKDAKEGRMLTTRERMEMHRANATCKSCHMFMDPIGLALDNFDVTGRWRIRENGMPLDTRGDFYDGTPVSTPSQLQRALMKRPTPLVRTFTLNLMAYATGRRMEYYDMPAIRRISSDAAAKGYRFADFVSGVVASEAFRAKRVSVANAAVKTND
- a CDS encoding ankyrin repeat domain-containing protein, whose translation is MEAPVADAAMRRDSLRVRALIREGADVNAAQGDGMTALHWAAMHGDASQARMLISAGARLDAVTRNGSYAPLHLAAKGGRAATVAALVEAGGDVNVATASGGATPLHLAAEIGDTAVIRVLLSHKATVDIRESAFGQTPLMWAAAANRVEAMRALLAGGADLKATSKVTDMAAEEKAARAALTLRTRKVAALKAAEQPPRPAGTVTATTPAAANGAANPAADAPRRDAFHRTCREHRDGGA